From Bacteroidota bacterium, one genomic window encodes:
- the rlmD gene encoding 23S rRNA (uracil(1939)-C(5))-methyltransferase RlmD has translation MRKGDELTLTIEKFADRGKSLTRLDGYVVFVPGAVPGDNVLAKVVRKKKKFAEARLVEVLSPSPLRTDPTCTYFGSCGGCKLQHVQYEAQLDAKRQSVVEALQFQGGYENIEVNPIIGAEEQFRYRNKMEYTFSSSRWLTSEEIASDERFDTSFALGMHAPGRYNRVIDLQTCYLPAEISVRLLNGFRQLAKAERWDCWDVRKHVGYLRNLVVRTGQRTGDLMVNVVTNGFDEDRFDRMTEYVKASFPEVTTFLNTIHTGLAQVAIGEEHHIGIGDGLIRDEIGGFTFEIGPGAFFQTNTVQAERLYEVAREFSEAGPDDLVYDLYCGAGTISIFMAPHVRHVVGVELVPEAIENAHTNAQKNNITNCTFLDGDMRRIFTPAFVQKHGKPDVLIVDPPRAGMHPKVVAQIAELQPARFVYVSCNPQTQARDLSMMGDIYEIEAVQPVDLFPHTYHIENVIKLRARSAA, from the coding sequence TTGCGAAAAGGCGACGAGTTAACACTGACGATCGAGAAATTTGCTGATCGTGGAAAATCCCTTACACGGCTTGACGGCTATGTAGTCTTTGTGCCTGGTGCCGTTCCTGGAGATAACGTACTCGCAAAGGTTGTGCGTAAGAAGAAGAAATTTGCCGAAGCACGTCTTGTTGAAGTGCTCTCGCCAAGTCCGTTGCGCACCGATCCGACCTGTACATATTTTGGTAGCTGCGGCGGTTGCAAGTTGCAGCATGTGCAGTATGAGGCCCAATTGGATGCCAAGCGACAAAGCGTGGTTGAGGCGTTGCAGTTTCAGGGCGGGTATGAGAATATCGAAGTCAATCCGATCATTGGTGCGGAAGAGCAGTTTCGGTATCGCAACAAGATGGAGTACACCTTTAGCTCCTCCAGGTGGCTGACATCCGAAGAAATTGCAAGTGACGAAAGGTTCGACACATCTTTTGCGCTTGGTATGCATGCGCCAGGTCGGTACAACAGGGTTATTGATTTGCAGACCTGTTATCTGCCGGCTGAAATATCGGTTAGGTTGTTAAATGGGTTTCGACAGCTAGCCAAAGCAGAGCGGTGGGATTGCTGGGATGTGCGGAAGCACGTGGGATATTTACGTAACCTTGTTGTGCGCACAGGTCAACGTACGGGCGACTTGATGGTGAACGTCGTGACGAACGGGTTCGATGAGGATCGGTTTGATCGTATGACTGAGTACGTGAAAGCAAGCTTTCCTGAAGTCACAACCTTTCTTAATACCATCCACACGGGATTGGCCCAGGTGGCGATTGGAGAAGAGCATCACATCGGCATAGGTGACGGACTTATTCGCGATGAAATTGGCGGATTTACTTTCGAAATTGGCCCGGGGGCATTTTTCCAGACCAACACGGTGCAGGCTGAGCGCCTGTATGAAGTTGCCCGCGAGTTTTCCGAAGCGGGCCCTGATGACCTGGTATACGATCTCTATTGCGGCGCCGGCACCATTTCCATATTTATGGCCCCGCATGTGCGACATGTGGTGGGTGTAGAACTGGTGCCCGAAGCGATCGAGAATGCGCATACCAATGCACAAAAGAACAACATCACCAATTGTACTTTCCTTGATGGCGACATGCGGCGAATTTTTACACCAGCGTTTGTCCAGAAACATGGCAAACCGGATGTACTTATTGTCGACCCACCTCGTGCCGGTATGCACCCGAAGGTAGTTGCACAGATTGCGGAGCTCCAGCCGGCACGTTTTGTGTACGTCAGCTGTAATCCGCAGACCCAGGCGCGTGATCTGAGCATGATGGGAGATATCTACGAAATAGAGGCCGTACAGCCGGTAGATCTTTTCCCTCATACGTACCATATCGAAAATGTGATCAAACTGCGTGCTCGTTCTGCCGCTTAA